In Equus caballus isolate H_3958 breed thoroughbred chromosome 7, TB-T2T, whole genome shotgun sequence, one DNA window encodes the following:
- the NFIC gene encoding nuclear factor 1 C-type isoform X5 produces MDEFHPFIEALLPHVRAFAYTWFNLQARKRKYFKKHEKRMSKDEERAVKDELLGEKAEVKQKWASRLLAKLRKDIRPEFREDFVLAITGKKAPGCVLSNPDQKGKMRRIDCLRQADKVWRLDLVMVILFKGIPLESTDGERLVKAAQCGHPVLCVQPHHIGVAVKELDLYLAYFVRERDAEQSGSPRAGMGSDQEDSKPITLDTTDFQESFVTSGVFSVTELIQVSRTPVVTGTGPNFSLGELQGHLAYDLNPASTGMRRTLPSTSSSGSKRHKSGSMEEDVDTSPGGDYYTSPSSPTSSSRNWTEDMEGGISSPVKKTEMDKSPFNSPSPQDSPRLSSFTQHHRPVIAVHSGIARSPHPTSALHFPTTSILPQTASSYFPHTAIRYPPHLNPQDPLKDLVSLACDPASQQPGPPTLRPARPLQTVPLWD; encoded by the exons GATGAGTTCCACCCGTTCATCGAGGCGCTGCTGCCTCACGTGCGCGCCTTTGCCTACACCTGGTTCAACCTGCAGGCGCGGAAGCGCAAGTACTTCAAGAAGCACGAGAAGCGCATGTCGAAGGACGAGGAGCGCGCGGTGAAGGACGAGCTGCTGGGCGAGAAGGCCGAGGTCAAGCAGAAGTGGGCGTCGCGGCTGCTGGCCAAGCTGCGCAAGGACATCCGGCCCGAGTTCCGCGAGGACTTCGTGCTGGCCATCACGGGCAAGAAGGCCCCGGGCTGCGTGCTCTCCAACCCCGACCAGAAGGGCAAGATGCGTCGCATCGACTGCCTGCGCCAGGCCGACAAGGTGTGGCGCCTGGACCTGGTCATGGTCATCCTCTTCAAGGGCATCCCGCTCGAGAGCACCGACGGCGAGCGCCTGGTGAAGGCGGCGCAGTGCGGCCACCCGGTGCTCTGCGTGCAGCCGCACCACATCGGCGTGGCCGTCAAGGAGCTCGACCTCTACCTGGCCTACTTCGTGCGCGAGCGAG ACGCGGAGCAGAGCGGCAGCCCCCGGGCGGGCATGGGCTCCGACCAGGAGGACAGCAAGCCCATCACGCTGG ACACGACTGACTTCCAGGAAAGCTTCGTCACCTCCGGCGTGTTCAGTGTCACCGAGCTCATCCAAGTGTCCCGGA CACCCGTGGTGACTGGAACAGGACCCAACTTCTCCCTGGGGGAGCTGCAGGGGCACCTGGCCTACGACCTGAATCCAGCCAGCACCGGCATGAGAAGAACGCTACCCAGCACTTCCTCCAGTGG GAGCAAGCGGCACAAATCGGGCTCGATGGAGGAAGACGTGGACACGAGCCCCGGCGGCGATTACTACACCTCGCCCAGCTCTCCCACGAGTAGCAGCCGCAACTGGACAGAGGATATGGAAGGAG GCATCTCATCCCCGGTGAAGAAGACAGAGATGGACAAGTCGCCTTTCAACAGCCCGTCTCCCCAGGACTCGCCTCGCCTCTCCAGCTTCACCCAGCACCACCGGCCCGTCATCGCCGTGCACAGCG GGATCGCCCGGAGCCCGCACCCGACCTCGGCCCTGCACTTCCCCACGACCTCCATTCTGCCCCAGACGGCCTCCAGCTACTTCCCGCACACGGCCATCCGCTACCCGCCGCACCTCAACCCCCAGGACCCGCTCAAAGATCTCGTCTCGCTGGCCTGCGACCCGGCCAGCCAGCAGCCTGGACCG CCTACTCTACGCCCGGCACGTCCCCTGCAAACCGTTCCTTTGTGGGATTAG
- the NFIC gene encoding nuclear factor 1 C-type isoform X7 has translation MDEFHPFIEALLPHVRAFAYTWFNLQARKRKYFKKHEKRMSKDEERAVKDELLGEKAEVKQKWASRLLAKLRKDIRPEFREDFVLAITGKKAPGCVLSNPDQKGKMRRIDCLRQADKVWRLDLVMVILFKGIPLESTDGERLVKAAQCGHPVLCVQPHHIGVAVKELDLYLAYFVRERDAEQSGSPRAGMGSDQEDSKPITLDTTDFQESFVTSGVFSVTELIQVSRTPVVTGTGPNFSLGELQGHLAYDLNPASTGMRRTLPSTSSSGSKRHKSGSMEEDVDTSPGGDYYTSPSSPTSSSRNWTEDMEGGISSPVKKTEMDKSPFNSPSPQDSPRLSSFTQHHRPVIAVHSGIARSPHPTSALHFPTTSILPQTASSYFPHTAIRYPPHLNPQDPLKDLVSLACDPASQQPGPSWYLG, from the exons GATGAGTTCCACCCGTTCATCGAGGCGCTGCTGCCTCACGTGCGCGCCTTTGCCTACACCTGGTTCAACCTGCAGGCGCGGAAGCGCAAGTACTTCAAGAAGCACGAGAAGCGCATGTCGAAGGACGAGGAGCGCGCGGTGAAGGACGAGCTGCTGGGCGAGAAGGCCGAGGTCAAGCAGAAGTGGGCGTCGCGGCTGCTGGCCAAGCTGCGCAAGGACATCCGGCCCGAGTTCCGCGAGGACTTCGTGCTGGCCATCACGGGCAAGAAGGCCCCGGGCTGCGTGCTCTCCAACCCCGACCAGAAGGGCAAGATGCGTCGCATCGACTGCCTGCGCCAGGCCGACAAGGTGTGGCGCCTGGACCTGGTCATGGTCATCCTCTTCAAGGGCATCCCGCTCGAGAGCACCGACGGCGAGCGCCTGGTGAAGGCGGCGCAGTGCGGCCACCCGGTGCTCTGCGTGCAGCCGCACCACATCGGCGTGGCCGTCAAGGAGCTCGACCTCTACCTGGCCTACTTCGTGCGCGAGCGAG ACGCGGAGCAGAGCGGCAGCCCCCGGGCGGGCATGGGCTCCGACCAGGAGGACAGCAAGCCCATCACGCTGG ACACGACTGACTTCCAGGAAAGCTTCGTCACCTCCGGCGTGTTCAGTGTCACCGAGCTCATCCAAGTGTCCCGGA CACCCGTGGTGACTGGAACAGGACCCAACTTCTCCCTGGGGGAGCTGCAGGGGCACCTGGCCTACGACCTGAATCCAGCCAGCACCGGCATGAGAAGAACGCTACCCAGCACTTCCTCCAGTGG GAGCAAGCGGCACAAATCGGGCTCGATGGAGGAAGACGTGGACACGAGCCCCGGCGGCGATTACTACACCTCGCCCAGCTCTCCCACGAGTAGCAGCCGCAACTGGACAGAGGATATGGAAGGAG GCATCTCATCCCCGGTGAAGAAGACAGAGATGGACAAGTCGCCTTTCAACAGCCCGTCTCCCCAGGACTCGCCTCGCCTCTCCAGCTTCACCCAGCACCACCGGCCCGTCATCGCCGTGCACAGCG GGATCGCCCGGAGCCCGCACCCGACCTCGGCCCTGCACTTCCCCACGACCTCCATTCTGCCCCAGACGGCCTCCAGCTACTTCCCGCACACGGCCATCCGCTACCCGCCGCACCTCAACCCCCAGGACCCGCTCAAAGATCTCGTCTCGCTGGCCTGCGACCCGGCCAGCCAGCAGCCTGGACCG TCCTGGTATCTGGGATAG
- the NFIC gene encoding nuclear factor 1 C-type isoform X3 — MSKDEERAVKDELLGEKAEVKQKWASRLLAKLRKDIRPEFREDFVLAITGKKAPGCVLSNPDQKGKMRRIDCLRQADKVWRLDLVMVILFKGIPLESTDGERLVKAAQCGHPVLCVQPHHIGVAVKELDLYLAYFVRERDAEQSGSPRAGMGSDQEDSKPITLDTTDFQESFVTSGVFSVTELIQVSRTPVVTGTGPNFSLGELQGHLAYDLNPASTGMRRTLPSTSSSGSKRHKSGSMEEDVDTSPGGDYYTSPSSPTSSSRNWTEDMEGGISSPVKKTEMDKSPFNSPSPQDSPRLSSFTQHHRPVIAVHSGIARSPHPTSALHFPTTSILPQTASSYFPHTAIRYPPHLNPQDPLKDLVSLACDPASQQPGPLNGSGQLKLSSHCLPAQMLAPPPPGLPRLALPPAAKPTSEGGCASPTSPSYSTPGTSPANRSFVGLGPRDPAGMYQAQSWYLG; from the exons ATGTCGAAGGACGAGGAGCGCGCGGTGAAGGACGAGCTGCTGGGCGAGAAGGCCGAGGTCAAGCAGAAGTGGGCGTCGCGGCTGCTGGCCAAGCTGCGCAAGGACATCCGGCCCGAGTTCCGCGAGGACTTCGTGCTGGCCATCACGGGCAAGAAGGCCCCGGGCTGCGTGCTCTCCAACCCCGACCAGAAGGGCAAGATGCGTCGCATCGACTGCCTGCGCCAGGCCGACAAGGTGTGGCGCCTGGACCTGGTCATGGTCATCCTCTTCAAGGGCATCCCGCTCGAGAGCACCGACGGCGAGCGCCTGGTGAAGGCGGCGCAGTGCGGCCACCCGGTGCTCTGCGTGCAGCCGCACCACATCGGCGTGGCCGTCAAGGAGCTCGACCTCTACCTGGCCTACTTCGTGCGCGAGCGAG ACGCGGAGCAGAGCGGCAGCCCCCGGGCGGGCATGGGCTCCGACCAGGAGGACAGCAAGCCCATCACGCTGG ACACGACTGACTTCCAGGAAAGCTTCGTCACCTCCGGCGTGTTCAGTGTCACCGAGCTCATCCAAGTGTCCCGGA CACCCGTGGTGACTGGAACAGGACCCAACTTCTCCCTGGGGGAGCTGCAGGGGCACCTGGCCTACGACCTGAATCCAGCCAGCACCGGCATGAGAAGAACGCTACCCAGCACTTCCTCCAGTGG GAGCAAGCGGCACAAATCGGGCTCGATGGAGGAAGACGTGGACACGAGCCCCGGCGGCGATTACTACACCTCGCCCAGCTCTCCCACGAGTAGCAGCCGCAACTGGACAGAGGATATGGAAGGAG GCATCTCATCCCCGGTGAAGAAGACAGAGATGGACAAGTCGCCTTTCAACAGCCCGTCTCCCCAGGACTCGCCTCGCCTCTCCAGCTTCACCCAGCACCACCGGCCCGTCATCGCCGTGCACAGCG GGATCGCCCGGAGCCCGCACCCGACCTCGGCCCTGCACTTCCCCACGACCTCCATTCTGCCCCAGACGGCCTCCAGCTACTTCCCGCACACGGCCATCCGCTACCCGCCGCACCTCAACCCCCAGGACCCGCTCAAAGATCTCGTCTCGCTGGCCTGCGACCCGGCCAGCCAGCAGCCTGGACCG TTAAATGGAAGTGGTCAGCTCAAACTGTCCAGTCACTGCCTTCCCGCCCAGATGctggcccccccgccccccgggctGCCGCGGCTGGCGCTCCCCCCCGCCGCCAAACCCACCTCCGAGGGAGGATGCGCATCGCCGACCTCGCCCT CCTACTCTACGCCCGGCACGTCCCCTGCAAACCGTTCCTTTGTGGGATTAGGACCAAGGGATCCAGCGGGCATGTATCAGGCACAG TCCTGGTATCTGGGATAG
- the NFIC gene encoding nuclear factor 1 C-type isoform X2, producing MDEFHPFIEALLPHVRAFAYTWFNLQARKRKYFKKHEKRMSKDEERAVKDELLGEKAEVKQKWASRLLAKLRKDIRPEFREDFVLAITGKKAPGCVLSNPDQKGKMRRIDCLRQADKVWRLDLVMVILFKGIPLESTDGERLVKAAQCGHPVLCVQPHHIGVAVKELDLYLAYFVRERDAEQSGSPRAGMGSDQEDSKPITLDTTDFQESFVTSGVFSVTELIQVSRTPVVTGTGPNFSLGELQGHLAYDLNPASTGMRRTLPSTSSSGSKRHKSGSMEEDVDTSPGGDYYTSPSSPTSSSRNWTEDMEGGISSPVKKTEMDKSPFNSPSPQDSPRLSSFTQHHRPVIAVHSGIARSPHPTSALHFPTTSILPQTASSYFPHTAIRYPPHLNPQDPLKDLVSLACDPASQQPGPLNGSGQLKLSSHCLPAQMLAPPPPGLPRLALPPAAKPTSEGGCASPTSPSYSTPGTSPANRSFVGLGPRDPAGMYQAQSWYLG from the exons GATGAGTTCCACCCGTTCATCGAGGCGCTGCTGCCTCACGTGCGCGCCTTTGCCTACACCTGGTTCAACCTGCAGGCGCGGAAGCGCAAGTACTTCAAGAAGCACGAGAAGCGCATGTCGAAGGACGAGGAGCGCGCGGTGAAGGACGAGCTGCTGGGCGAGAAGGCCGAGGTCAAGCAGAAGTGGGCGTCGCGGCTGCTGGCCAAGCTGCGCAAGGACATCCGGCCCGAGTTCCGCGAGGACTTCGTGCTGGCCATCACGGGCAAGAAGGCCCCGGGCTGCGTGCTCTCCAACCCCGACCAGAAGGGCAAGATGCGTCGCATCGACTGCCTGCGCCAGGCCGACAAGGTGTGGCGCCTGGACCTGGTCATGGTCATCCTCTTCAAGGGCATCCCGCTCGAGAGCACCGACGGCGAGCGCCTGGTGAAGGCGGCGCAGTGCGGCCACCCGGTGCTCTGCGTGCAGCCGCACCACATCGGCGTGGCCGTCAAGGAGCTCGACCTCTACCTGGCCTACTTCGTGCGCGAGCGAG ACGCGGAGCAGAGCGGCAGCCCCCGGGCGGGCATGGGCTCCGACCAGGAGGACAGCAAGCCCATCACGCTGG ACACGACTGACTTCCAGGAAAGCTTCGTCACCTCCGGCGTGTTCAGTGTCACCGAGCTCATCCAAGTGTCCCGGA CACCCGTGGTGACTGGAACAGGACCCAACTTCTCCCTGGGGGAGCTGCAGGGGCACCTGGCCTACGACCTGAATCCAGCCAGCACCGGCATGAGAAGAACGCTACCCAGCACTTCCTCCAGTGG GAGCAAGCGGCACAAATCGGGCTCGATGGAGGAAGACGTGGACACGAGCCCCGGCGGCGATTACTACACCTCGCCCAGCTCTCCCACGAGTAGCAGCCGCAACTGGACAGAGGATATGGAAGGAG GCATCTCATCCCCGGTGAAGAAGACAGAGATGGACAAGTCGCCTTTCAACAGCCCGTCTCCCCAGGACTCGCCTCGCCTCTCCAGCTTCACCCAGCACCACCGGCCCGTCATCGCCGTGCACAGCG GGATCGCCCGGAGCCCGCACCCGACCTCGGCCCTGCACTTCCCCACGACCTCCATTCTGCCCCAGACGGCCTCCAGCTACTTCCCGCACACGGCCATCCGCTACCCGCCGCACCTCAACCCCCAGGACCCGCTCAAAGATCTCGTCTCGCTGGCCTGCGACCCGGCCAGCCAGCAGCCTGGACCG TTAAATGGAAGTGGTCAGCTCAAACTGTCCAGTCACTGCCTTCCCGCCCAGATGctggcccccccgccccccgggctGCCGCGGCTGGCGCTCCCCCCCGCCGCCAAACCCACCTCCGAGGGAGGATGCGCATCGCCGACCTCGCCCT CCTACTCTACGCCCGGCACGTCCCCTGCAAACCGTTCCTTTGTGGGATTAGGACCAAGGGATCCAGCGGGCATGTATCAGGCACAG TCCTGGTATCTGGGATAG
- the NFIC gene encoding nuclear factor 1 C-type isoform X6 translates to MYSSPLCLTQDEFHPFIEALLPHVRAFAYTWFNLQARKRKYFKKHEKRMSKDEERAVKDELLGEKAEVKQKWASRLLAKLRKDIRPEFREDFVLAITGKKAPGCVLSNPDQKGKMRRIDCLRQADKVWRLDLVMVILFKGIPLESTDGERLVKAAQCGHPVLCVQPHHIGVAVKELDLYLAYFVRERDAEQSGSPRAGMGSDQEDSKPITLDTTDFQESFVTSGVFSVTELIQVSRTPVVTGTGPNFSLGELQGHLAYDLNPASTGMRRTLPSTSSSGSKRHKSGSMEEDVDTSPGGDYYTSPSSPTSSSRNWTEDMEGGISSPVKKTEMDKSPFNSPSPQDSPRLSSFTQHHRPVIAVHSGIARSPHPTSALHFPTTSILPQTASSYFPHTAIRYPPHLNPQDPLKDLVSLACDPASQQPGPSWYLG, encoded by the exons GATGAGTTCCACCCGTTCATCGAGGCGCTGCTGCCTCACGTGCGCGCCTTTGCCTACACCTGGTTCAACCTGCAGGCGCGGAAGCGCAAGTACTTCAAGAAGCACGAGAAGCGCATGTCGAAGGACGAGGAGCGCGCGGTGAAGGACGAGCTGCTGGGCGAGAAGGCCGAGGTCAAGCAGAAGTGGGCGTCGCGGCTGCTGGCCAAGCTGCGCAAGGACATCCGGCCCGAGTTCCGCGAGGACTTCGTGCTGGCCATCACGGGCAAGAAGGCCCCGGGCTGCGTGCTCTCCAACCCCGACCAGAAGGGCAAGATGCGTCGCATCGACTGCCTGCGCCAGGCCGACAAGGTGTGGCGCCTGGACCTGGTCATGGTCATCCTCTTCAAGGGCATCCCGCTCGAGAGCACCGACGGCGAGCGCCTGGTGAAGGCGGCGCAGTGCGGCCACCCGGTGCTCTGCGTGCAGCCGCACCACATCGGCGTGGCCGTCAAGGAGCTCGACCTCTACCTGGCCTACTTCGTGCGCGAGCGAG ACGCGGAGCAGAGCGGCAGCCCCCGGGCGGGCATGGGCTCCGACCAGGAGGACAGCAAGCCCATCACGCTGG ACACGACTGACTTCCAGGAAAGCTTCGTCACCTCCGGCGTGTTCAGTGTCACCGAGCTCATCCAAGTGTCCCGGA CACCCGTGGTGACTGGAACAGGACCCAACTTCTCCCTGGGGGAGCTGCAGGGGCACCTGGCCTACGACCTGAATCCAGCCAGCACCGGCATGAGAAGAACGCTACCCAGCACTTCCTCCAGTGG GAGCAAGCGGCACAAATCGGGCTCGATGGAGGAAGACGTGGACACGAGCCCCGGCGGCGATTACTACACCTCGCCCAGCTCTCCCACGAGTAGCAGCCGCAACTGGACAGAGGATATGGAAGGAG GCATCTCATCCCCGGTGAAGAAGACAGAGATGGACAAGTCGCCTTTCAACAGCCCGTCTCCCCAGGACTCGCCTCGCCTCTCCAGCTTCACCCAGCACCACCGGCCCGTCATCGCCGTGCACAGCG GGATCGCCCGGAGCCCGCACCCGACCTCGGCCCTGCACTTCCCCACGACCTCCATTCTGCCCCAGACGGCCTCCAGCTACTTCCCGCACACGGCCATCCGCTACCCGCCGCACCTCAACCCCCAGGACCCGCTCAAAGATCTCGTCTCGCTGGCCTGCGACCCGGCCAGCCAGCAGCCTGGACCG TCCTGGTATCTGGGATAG
- the NFIC gene encoding nuclear factor 1 C-type isoform X1: MYSSPLCLTQDEFHPFIEALLPHVRAFAYTWFNLQARKRKYFKKHEKRMSKDEERAVKDELLGEKAEVKQKWASRLLAKLRKDIRPEFREDFVLAITGKKAPGCVLSNPDQKGKMRRIDCLRQADKVWRLDLVMVILFKGIPLESTDGERLVKAAQCGHPVLCVQPHHIGVAVKELDLYLAYFVRERDAEQSGSPRAGMGSDQEDSKPITLDTTDFQESFVTSGVFSVTELIQVSRTPVVTGTGPNFSLGELQGHLAYDLNPASTGMRRTLPSTSSSGSKRHKSGSMEEDVDTSPGGDYYTSPSSPTSSSRNWTEDMEGGISSPVKKTEMDKSPFNSPSPQDSPRLSSFTQHHRPVIAVHSGIARSPHPTSALHFPTTSILPQTASSYFPHTAIRYPPHLNPQDPLKDLVSLACDPASQQPGPLNGSGQLKLSSHCLPAQMLAPPPPGLPRLALPPAAKPTSEGGCASPTSPSYSTPGTSPANRSFVGLGPRDPAGMYQAQSWYLG, from the exons GATGAGTTCCACCCGTTCATCGAGGCGCTGCTGCCTCACGTGCGCGCCTTTGCCTACACCTGGTTCAACCTGCAGGCGCGGAAGCGCAAGTACTTCAAGAAGCACGAGAAGCGCATGTCGAAGGACGAGGAGCGCGCGGTGAAGGACGAGCTGCTGGGCGAGAAGGCCGAGGTCAAGCAGAAGTGGGCGTCGCGGCTGCTGGCCAAGCTGCGCAAGGACATCCGGCCCGAGTTCCGCGAGGACTTCGTGCTGGCCATCACGGGCAAGAAGGCCCCGGGCTGCGTGCTCTCCAACCCCGACCAGAAGGGCAAGATGCGTCGCATCGACTGCCTGCGCCAGGCCGACAAGGTGTGGCGCCTGGACCTGGTCATGGTCATCCTCTTCAAGGGCATCCCGCTCGAGAGCACCGACGGCGAGCGCCTGGTGAAGGCGGCGCAGTGCGGCCACCCGGTGCTCTGCGTGCAGCCGCACCACATCGGCGTGGCCGTCAAGGAGCTCGACCTCTACCTGGCCTACTTCGTGCGCGAGCGAG ACGCGGAGCAGAGCGGCAGCCCCCGGGCGGGCATGGGCTCCGACCAGGAGGACAGCAAGCCCATCACGCTGG ACACGACTGACTTCCAGGAAAGCTTCGTCACCTCCGGCGTGTTCAGTGTCACCGAGCTCATCCAAGTGTCCCGGA CACCCGTGGTGACTGGAACAGGACCCAACTTCTCCCTGGGGGAGCTGCAGGGGCACCTGGCCTACGACCTGAATCCAGCCAGCACCGGCATGAGAAGAACGCTACCCAGCACTTCCTCCAGTGG GAGCAAGCGGCACAAATCGGGCTCGATGGAGGAAGACGTGGACACGAGCCCCGGCGGCGATTACTACACCTCGCCCAGCTCTCCCACGAGTAGCAGCCGCAACTGGACAGAGGATATGGAAGGAG GCATCTCATCCCCGGTGAAGAAGACAGAGATGGACAAGTCGCCTTTCAACAGCCCGTCTCCCCAGGACTCGCCTCGCCTCTCCAGCTTCACCCAGCACCACCGGCCCGTCATCGCCGTGCACAGCG GGATCGCCCGGAGCCCGCACCCGACCTCGGCCCTGCACTTCCCCACGACCTCCATTCTGCCCCAGACGGCCTCCAGCTACTTCCCGCACACGGCCATCCGCTACCCGCCGCACCTCAACCCCCAGGACCCGCTCAAAGATCTCGTCTCGCTGGCCTGCGACCCGGCCAGCCAGCAGCCTGGACCG TTAAATGGAAGTGGTCAGCTCAAACTGTCCAGTCACTGCCTTCCCGCCCAGATGctggcccccccgccccccgggctGCCGCGGCTGGCGCTCCCCCCCGCCGCCAAACCCACCTCCGAGGGAGGATGCGCATCGCCGACCTCGCCCT CCTACTCTACGCCCGGCACGTCCCCTGCAAACCGTTCCTTTGTGGGATTAGGACCAAGGGATCCAGCGGGCATGTATCAGGCACAG TCCTGGTATCTGGGATAG
- the NFIC gene encoding nuclear factor 1 C-type isoform X8 produces the protein MSKDEERAVKDELLGEKAEVKQKWASRLLAKLRKDIRPEFREDFVLAITGKKAPGCVLSNPDQKGKMRRIDCLRQADKVWRLDLVMVILFKGIPLESTDGERLVKAAQCGHPVLCVQPHHIGVAVKELDLYLAYFVRERDAEQSGSPRAGMGSDQEDSKPITLDTTDFQESFVTSGVFSVTELIQVSRTPVVTGTGPNFSLGELQGHLAYDLNPASTGMRRTLPSTSSSGSKRHKSGSMEEDVDTSPGGDYYTSPSSPTSSSRNWTEDMEGGISSPVKKTEMDKSPFNSPSPQDSPRLSSFTQHHRPVIAVHSGIARSPHPTSALHFPTTSILPQTASSYFPHTAIRYPPHLNPQDPLKDLVSLACDPASQQPGPPTLRPARPLQTVPLWD, from the exons ATGTCGAAGGACGAGGAGCGCGCGGTGAAGGACGAGCTGCTGGGCGAGAAGGCCGAGGTCAAGCAGAAGTGGGCGTCGCGGCTGCTGGCCAAGCTGCGCAAGGACATCCGGCCCGAGTTCCGCGAGGACTTCGTGCTGGCCATCACGGGCAAGAAGGCCCCGGGCTGCGTGCTCTCCAACCCCGACCAGAAGGGCAAGATGCGTCGCATCGACTGCCTGCGCCAGGCCGACAAGGTGTGGCGCCTGGACCTGGTCATGGTCATCCTCTTCAAGGGCATCCCGCTCGAGAGCACCGACGGCGAGCGCCTGGTGAAGGCGGCGCAGTGCGGCCACCCGGTGCTCTGCGTGCAGCCGCACCACATCGGCGTGGCCGTCAAGGAGCTCGACCTCTACCTGGCCTACTTCGTGCGCGAGCGAG ACGCGGAGCAGAGCGGCAGCCCCCGGGCGGGCATGGGCTCCGACCAGGAGGACAGCAAGCCCATCACGCTGG ACACGACTGACTTCCAGGAAAGCTTCGTCACCTCCGGCGTGTTCAGTGTCACCGAGCTCATCCAAGTGTCCCGGA CACCCGTGGTGACTGGAACAGGACCCAACTTCTCCCTGGGGGAGCTGCAGGGGCACCTGGCCTACGACCTGAATCCAGCCAGCACCGGCATGAGAAGAACGCTACCCAGCACTTCCTCCAGTGG GAGCAAGCGGCACAAATCGGGCTCGATGGAGGAAGACGTGGACACGAGCCCCGGCGGCGATTACTACACCTCGCCCAGCTCTCCCACGAGTAGCAGCCGCAACTGGACAGAGGATATGGAAGGAG GCATCTCATCCCCGGTGAAGAAGACAGAGATGGACAAGTCGCCTTTCAACAGCCCGTCTCCCCAGGACTCGCCTCGCCTCTCCAGCTTCACCCAGCACCACCGGCCCGTCATCGCCGTGCACAGCG GGATCGCCCGGAGCCCGCACCCGACCTCGGCCCTGCACTTCCCCACGACCTCCATTCTGCCCCAGACGGCCTCCAGCTACTTCCCGCACACGGCCATCCGCTACCCGCCGCACCTCAACCCCCAGGACCCGCTCAAAGATCTCGTCTCGCTGGCCTGCGACCCGGCCAGCCAGCAGCCTGGACCG CCTACTCTACGCCCGGCACGTCCCCTGCAAACCGTTCCTTTGTGGGATTAG
- the NFIC gene encoding nuclear factor 1 C-type isoform X4 encodes MYSSPLCLTQDEFHPFIEALLPHVRAFAYTWFNLQARKRKYFKKHEKRMSKDEERAVKDELLGEKAEVKQKWASRLLAKLRKDIRPEFREDFVLAITGKKAPGCVLSNPDQKGKMRRIDCLRQADKVWRLDLVMVILFKGIPLESTDGERLVKAAQCGHPVLCVQPHHIGVAVKELDLYLAYFVRERDAEQSGSPRAGMGSDQEDSKPITLDTTDFQESFVTSGVFSVTELIQVSRTPVVTGTGPNFSLGELQGHLAYDLNPASTGMRRTLPSTSSSGSKRHKSGSMEEDVDTSPGGDYYTSPSSPTSSSRNWTEDMEGGISSPVKKTEMDKSPFNSPSPQDSPRLSSFTQHHRPVIAVHSGIARSPHPTSALHFPTTSILPQTASSYFPHTAIRYPPHLNPQDPLKDLVSLACDPASQQPGPPTLRPARPLQTVPLWD; translated from the exons GATGAGTTCCACCCGTTCATCGAGGCGCTGCTGCCTCACGTGCGCGCCTTTGCCTACACCTGGTTCAACCTGCAGGCGCGGAAGCGCAAGTACTTCAAGAAGCACGAGAAGCGCATGTCGAAGGACGAGGAGCGCGCGGTGAAGGACGAGCTGCTGGGCGAGAAGGCCGAGGTCAAGCAGAAGTGGGCGTCGCGGCTGCTGGCCAAGCTGCGCAAGGACATCCGGCCCGAGTTCCGCGAGGACTTCGTGCTGGCCATCACGGGCAAGAAGGCCCCGGGCTGCGTGCTCTCCAACCCCGACCAGAAGGGCAAGATGCGTCGCATCGACTGCCTGCGCCAGGCCGACAAGGTGTGGCGCCTGGACCTGGTCATGGTCATCCTCTTCAAGGGCATCCCGCTCGAGAGCACCGACGGCGAGCGCCTGGTGAAGGCGGCGCAGTGCGGCCACCCGGTGCTCTGCGTGCAGCCGCACCACATCGGCGTGGCCGTCAAGGAGCTCGACCTCTACCTGGCCTACTTCGTGCGCGAGCGAG ACGCGGAGCAGAGCGGCAGCCCCCGGGCGGGCATGGGCTCCGACCAGGAGGACAGCAAGCCCATCACGCTGG ACACGACTGACTTCCAGGAAAGCTTCGTCACCTCCGGCGTGTTCAGTGTCACCGAGCTCATCCAAGTGTCCCGGA CACCCGTGGTGACTGGAACAGGACCCAACTTCTCCCTGGGGGAGCTGCAGGGGCACCTGGCCTACGACCTGAATCCAGCCAGCACCGGCATGAGAAGAACGCTACCCAGCACTTCCTCCAGTGG GAGCAAGCGGCACAAATCGGGCTCGATGGAGGAAGACGTGGACACGAGCCCCGGCGGCGATTACTACACCTCGCCCAGCTCTCCCACGAGTAGCAGCCGCAACTGGACAGAGGATATGGAAGGAG GCATCTCATCCCCGGTGAAGAAGACAGAGATGGACAAGTCGCCTTTCAACAGCCCGTCTCCCCAGGACTCGCCTCGCCTCTCCAGCTTCACCCAGCACCACCGGCCCGTCATCGCCGTGCACAGCG GGATCGCCCGGAGCCCGCACCCGACCTCGGCCCTGCACTTCCCCACGACCTCCATTCTGCCCCAGACGGCCTCCAGCTACTTCCCGCACACGGCCATCCGCTACCCGCCGCACCTCAACCCCCAGGACCCGCTCAAAGATCTCGTCTCGCTGGCCTGCGACCCGGCCAGCCAGCAGCCTGGACCG CCTACTCTACGCCCGGCACGTCCCCTGCAAACCGTTCCTTTGTGGGATTAG